In Paludibaculum fermentans, the genomic stretch TGATTTTAGCTGGAATTGGGAGACAGTGCCTGGAATCGTTCGTTCCAGCAGGAGACTAAGGCGCTACAAAACGAAGCCAATTCTCCACGATGCCTGCCCTGGGGTTGTCTCCGGCGCGGCGGTAAGAGCCCCATAGATTCCTCAACATGCGGCCCACAATCGCCCGCTTGCCGCAGGGCACAAACTGTAGTTCCACGCTCTGGCCGGGCCGCGCCGTGAGCTCGCGAATCTTTTCGACACAGTCCTCTTCGGTCAGCAGCCGGCCTTGATCGAACACATCGACGTAAACTCGCACCAGCCCGTCGTTGTACTGGCACACGAAGTGAGCCGGCAGGGCAACGCCATATACAGGCCGCAGCAATCGACGGGCGATCTCTAGGTAGATGACGGAGAGGGTAATCGGCAGTCCCTTGCGCCTCTCGATGACCAGCGGCAGGCAACTGTTCTCCGCCGCATAGTAGTCTTCCCGATCACCGCGCAGGCCCACCCCGTCGAACAGAACCCGGTTGACGGCGCTGAGGAAATGAGCCCCACCCGCGCCGGGCATCAGCATGCCTTCGATTTGCCCGGCCCATTCATCCAGAAGCCGCAGGATCGGCTCGGGATCACAAGGCCCGGTGTGGATGGACGCCAGTTCGATTGCCGCGGCATCGAGTTCCATCGCCTGTTCATCGCCTGCCACCAGGGCTTGGAATGCGGCTGAAGGCTCTACCAACATGATTTCTCGCAGGATAGTTTTCCAATAATGGACATCGTCCGCATCAGGCCCACTGGCCCAAGCCGCCGGACAGGGAAACGACACCCAACAACGCGACCACAGCCCCCGCCAGACGGAGTGAAGTGGCGGCGGGTGGGTTTCCAGCCGAACCACGGGACGTTACGGCCCAGGGATGCCCGCCCTGCAGCGCGCTGCTAAAGCGCTGGATACCTTCCATAAAGTCCTGGATCAGCCGCCATGCACCGGCGGGCTGGACGGCCATCCAGACGCCTGCATAGATCAATCCCGCGCCCACGACAACCGGCGCCAATCCCTGACCCGAACCGGCCGAAGGCAAAAGCATGCCTCATGCTACCACTAGATCGAGTGGGCTCACCCCGGCCGCGCAGGCGTGGCTATTTGAAGAAGATATCCAGAAACTTCGTGTTGCGTCCGGTGGCATCGACGCAGTACTCAAACGGGCTGAAACTGAGGTTTCGGTCCTTCCGGTCCACGTAGAGCAGGACTTCTTCCTTCGGAAACTGGAGAATCTGGATCACGCCCCCGTCGCACGAGCGTGTGCGGCGGATGCTCGCCAGCGTGATATCGGCGTGCGCGCTCTTCGGTCCCCAATCCTCCAGGAACCGCTGGAGGTTATAGTCGCGGCACGGCTTAGCCGGATCGCAACCCCACAGGCGGTACGCGTCTTCGTATTTCTTATCTTTCAGCAGGTCGAGAAACTTCGAGATCTGCCGCTTCTCCTGGAAGTCGTGCAGAAAGAAGTAGCCGGCCACGGAAAGCAGGACAACAGCCACGGCGGCGATGACGACGCGTTTCACTCCACGTTCGCGCTTCGCATCGGAGACTCCGTAGCTGTCCAGATACCCGGCCATGACTCGGGTCCTCCTGTCCTAGACTACTTTTTCGACGGATACGCTTTGTCGTAAGCGGCGGTGACGTCGGCTGAGATGTCCATCGTCGGCTTGAAGTACAGGAGGTTGGCGCCATCGACAACGAGATCCAGGCCCTTCTCCTCGGACACCTTCTTCACGACTTCCTGCAGCCGCTGACCCACGCGCTGCAGGATGTCCTGCCGCTCGCGATTCACTTCGTTCTGCAGGCCTTCGCTGTTGCGCTGCAGCTGGCGCTGCTTCATCTGGATCCTGGCAGCCATGTCGGCCAGGGCGGCCTCGTTGTACTTGGCCTGATTGGTTTCGTAGTCCTGGCTCAGCTTGGCAACTTCCTTTTCGAGGTTCGCCAATTCATCCTGGCGGGGCCCGAATTTGGCCTTCAGGTCGGCTTCGGCCTGCTTGATCTCGGCCGTATCGGCCAGGGCCTTTTGCAGGTTGACGGCCGCGACCTTCACTTGAGCTGAGGCCACCACTGTGGCGCAGAGCATCAGGGCAGCCAAACCGGCGAGACGTTTCCAGCGGATCGCAATCATGAGAATCTTCAAACTCCTTAAAACTTACTTTGAGGGGCCCGGCTCTAGCCGAGCACCGCCAGAATTTCGTCCTCGCGTAGAATCAGGTACTCGACTCCATCAATCTTTACATCCGAACCGGAGTACTTGCCGAAGAGAATAACGTCACCGGATTTCACTTCGAGACCGCAACGCTGCCCGTTCTCCAGCAACTTACCATTGCCGACGGCTACCACTTCGCCACGCTGCGGCTTCTCCTTCGCGGTGTCCGGAATAATTATACCGCCCACCTGCGCTTCGCCTTGCTCCACGCGCTTTACCAGCACTCGGTCGTGTAACGGGCGCAGTGCCATAGGTTCTCTCCCTCGCTATTAGACGCCAGAACTTCGAATTCGGACGCACACGCCCTCTCTCGATGCGGCCGTGCTGGTCCATCTTGCATTGTAGAATCCCCGGAGCCACATCCTCAACTGCCGAATGCCCCCCTCGTCCGTTATGATGATCTCTGGAAGATCGCCTGCAGCAAGGTCGCACGGAGTTGTTCCCGCGAGCCCCAAGCGCTGTCTTAACCGTTGTATGACGGAAGCGGGCATCCAGGCGTTTCGGAAAGATACAACGCCGCATGAACGAATTCAGCGACGAAGAGCTGGTGGCTCGGGCGCTGGAGTCCGGCCGGCCGGACCCGTCAAATCCTTGGCTGCACGAACTTTTCTCCCGTCACCAGCGTCGCGTTGTCCTTTGGTGCCTGCGCTACTCCGCCAATCGCGAAGAGGCCCTGGACCTATCGCAAGAGGTGATGGCGAATACGTTTCGCCGCCTGGAGACCTTTCAGGGCAACTCCAAATTCACGACCTGGCTCTTCACTGTCTGCCGCAATCATTGCCTGAACGCCATCAAGAGCAAAGCCAGCCGGCCGGAGTCCGGTGGCGAGGAGTTGCTGTTGAGCCTGGCCGCTCCCTCCGGCGCGTCCATCGAGGACCGCCTGACCCAGGAATCGCAACTGGAGCTCGCCCGGACCTGGATTCGAGACTCGCTCGACAAGACCGAGCAGCGCGTGTTTGTCATGCACTTTCTGGAGGAGATCCCCTTGGACGCCATCACGCGGGCCATGGGACTCACCAATCCCAGCGGAGCCAAGGCGTATATAGTGAGCGCCCGCCGGAAACTGTCCGAAGCCGCGCGGCGATGGAGGTCGCAGCATGAACGATAACGAGGCTCTCCGCGCCCCCGGCCATTGCCTGGAACCTGCTGAAATTGAAGCCTTTGTGGAAGGGCGCGCGGATCAGCTCGCGGCCCACGTCGAAGCCTGCCCCGCTTGCAGCCACGTCGCCGCCTCCTATCGCGAATTCCTGGAAGCTGACGTCCGGGCCGACGAGAAGGCCGATATCGAATGGATCGAGTCACGCCTCAGGAAGCCCGCTCCGAAGCGTAGCTGGTTCGCCTGGCTGGGCCCATCACCCATGCCACGCTGGGCTTTCAGCCTGGCCGCGATCCTCCTGATTGTGGCCGGATCGCTGCAACTGCGCCGCATGGCCGGTCCGGGCCTGCGTACCCCTGAAACGGGCGCCAGCGTCGTCCGCTCGTCGCAGGTTCACCTCCAGTCCCCTTCCGGAGATGTGGAGACCGCCCCCGATTTCTTCCAATGGGACCCGGTCGACAAGGCCGCGGCCTACGAGTTCCAGATCACCGAAGTAGACGGCACACCTCTCTGGACGGGCCGCACAAATCAGACGAAACTAAATTCCGCGCCGGACATCCAACGCTTCATGCTTCCGCGCAAAGCGCTGCTTTGGCGGGTGAAGGCACTCAGTGCCTCAGGTGGGGTGATCGCAGAGTCCGCTTCCGAGCGATTTAAGGTTCTTCCCTCCGCCAGCCGCTAGTTGAGTTATCCTTTCAAAACGCACGTGCGCGTATCAGAGGGCAGATCGCATGAAACTGGTGTTGGTTTTCCTGACAGCCGGGCTGGGACTGTTATCAGCCGGTGACTACTCCGGATACTACGGCGGAAAGTACAAGGGTCTTTGGTTGGAAGTGTCCAGCGAAGCCGCGCCGCCGGGCGGCGTTGCGCAGGTTCGCATCACGCTGACCGAACCAAAGCCCATCATCCGTACGAAGCTTTACCTCGAATTCGACGAGCAAGTGGTCGAGCAGATCATGTCCGTCGGCGCCTACAGCGAAAACGTGGAAGCCACAGGCGTCGCCACCCGCAGAGGGAACGTGCTGGTGGTCGAGGCAGCCTCCCCCACTGGCAACCTGGGCAAGCTGCCGTGGTACCCGATCTTCTCCATTTCTGTAAAGCTGCGCGATGGCCTGCCGGCCGGCACGAGCTCGCTTTTCACGATAGGAGCCAATTCGGAGTTCTACCAGCCCGATGGTACGCCCTGGACCATTGAAAGCAACAAAGCGGGCAGCGTGGCCGTCGACGGGTCCCTATCTATTGATGATGTCTTCCCGGGCGGCGGCACGATTCAGCCGGGCGAGTTCGTTAAGGTGACTGGGCGCGGCTTCACGCCCCAGAGCCAGGTGGCGGCGTACAGTGCACCCGGCGTGGCAAACTATGCCGCCGATGCGCTGCAGGTGGAATACGTCTCCTCCACCGAGCTCCACGTCACCTCCGGTACGCCCTTCAGCCTGGATCTGCGCTATCTCGAGGTGACCAATCCCGACCAGTCAGAGAAGCGCTTCTACACCTCGT encodes the following:
- a CDS encoding transglutaminase family protein; this encodes MLVEPSAAFQALVAGDEQAMELDAAAIELASIHTGPCDPEPILRLLDEWAGQIEGMLMPGAGGAHFLSAVNRVLFDGVGLRGDREDYYAAENSCLPLVIERRKGLPITLSVIYLEIARRLLRPVYGVALPAHFVCQYNDGLVRVYVDVFDQGRLLTEEDCVEKIRELTARPGQSVELQFVPCGKRAIVGRMLRNLWGSYRRAGDNPRAGIVENWLRFVAP
- the groES gene encoding co-chaperone GroES, encoding MALRPLHDRVLVKRVEQGEAQVGGIIIPDTAKEKPQRGEVVAVGNGKLLENGQRCGLEVKSGDVILFGKYSGSDVKIDGVEYLILREDEILAVLG
- a CDS encoding RNA polymerase sigma factor, producing MNEFSDEELVARALESGRPDPSNPWLHELFSRHQRRVVLWCLRYSANREEALDLSQEVMANTFRRLETFQGNSKFTTWLFTVCRNHCLNAIKSKASRPESGGEELLLSLAAPSGASIEDRLTQESQLELARTWIRDSLDKTEQRVFVMHFLEEIPLDAITRAMGLTNPSGAKAYIVSARRKLSEAARRWRSQHER
- a CDS encoding OmpH family outer membrane protein; translation: MIAIRWKRLAGLAALMLCATVVASAQVKVAAVNLQKALADTAEIKQAEADLKAKFGPRQDELANLEKEVAKLSQDYETNQAKYNEAALADMAARIQMKQRQLQRNSEGLQNEVNRERQDILQRVGQRLQEVVKKVSEEKGLDLVVDGANLLYFKPTMDISADVTAAYDKAYPSKK